Sequence from the Rhodanobacteraceae bacterium genome:
CGACCCAGGCGCCGATCTTCAGCAACTTCAAACGCAGCGTGCCGCAGGTTGCCTGAGCCAATTCAGTGCCGGCGAGTGCTTTTCGCCGCAGCGCGTCCATCAGGACATAGGCAAACGACGACAACCACAGACGCAACTGGTTGCCGAGCATGGTGGCCGTCGACGTGCGATCCGCGAACAGGTCCCCTTGGCATTCCTTGATGCGGTTCTCCATCTCCCCGCGAGCGCAATACAGATCTTCGTACAGCGCTCGCGCTGACCACGTCTCGGATGTCAGCGAGGTCACCACAAAGCGCGGATTGCTTAGACCCGGTAACTGTTCTGCCTTGCCCACCACGCGGCGCTCACGACTCCAACTCTTGCGCGTCGAATAACGGAAATCCGTGAACTCCCGCTCCGCCTTTCCGCTGCGCGCCTGGCGCGCCTGAGCCCGCGCCAAAGCCGGCTCGAGCACCTCGATCAAACGCGCGTTCTTGGCCAGTCCAAACACGTAGTCAACGGCGTTGCTCTCGCACCACGCCATCAGCTCCTCGCGTGCAAAACCGCTGTCCGCCCGAAGCGTGATCCGCACCTTGGGCCAGCGCTTGCGGATCTGTCCCACCACCCGATCCATCTCTTCAACCGCGCCCGCGCTGCCGTCGATGTTCGACCGGCGCAGCTTCGCTGCCAGCAGATGCTTGCCGCAAAACACGTACAACGGCAGGTAGCAGTAACCATCGTAATAACCATGAAAGAACCGCCCCTCCTGATCCCCATGGAGCGGGTCGTCGGTCGCATCCAAATCCAGAACGATCGACTCCGGCGGCGTCTCGTGCGCCTCCAAAAACAAATCCACAAACAACGACTCGATCTGCTCCGGATGATGCGCAATCTTTCGATAACGCTCACCCGGCGTCGCCTTCGGCGCATGCTCCAACCGATTCAGCGTTGACTTGCCCGCCAACGGCGCACAGTCCTTGCGCTGCGCTTTGAGCTTGCCCGCCAGCACCGCCAACACCGGATCGTGCCGCAACTGATCGTGATCGTTCAGATCCTCGTAGCCCAGTGCGATCCCAACCACACGCTGCATCACCAGCGTCCGCACCGAATGCTCGATCAACTCGGGATCTCGACCATCTTGAAAGCACCCGGCCAGCCGATCCATGAGCTTGATCGAATCATCGACGCGACCCAGAAGCAGTGCGCCCGCATCCGACGTGATCTCGCCGCCATCAAATCCGGCAACCACCTGACGACCATCCACTTGCTCAAAAATCGTGCTCGTCGCGCTACACTGTGTCGGCATCGGGGTTCTCCGCAAATCTCAGCTAAGTTGTTCTCGCAACTCAACTTTATCTGATTTGAGAACCCCGGTGCACTACTTAGTGTGAGAAATGCGGGCTAAGAGCTGGTTGGGACATGTTGACACGACCCTTGACCCAGGCCGGACATTCGTCCGGCGTCGAGACGCAGGCACCGGCCGAGTTGGCCCGTGACGACACAACGTTGGAGGAGAATAGGGATTGAGCGCTACTGCAATCGTTGGCCTGGAGCATGACGCTCAGCGTGACGCACTGTTGGTTCTTGGCCATTGTCAAAAGCGCTTGCAGGTCGACCAGGCGGTACCCCTCAGTCGGCCTCGACCGACTGATCCACCATCGGCTTCAGCGCCG
This genomic interval carries:
- a CDS encoding IS1380 family transposase, encoding MPTQCSATSTIFEQVDGRQVVAGFDGGEITSDAGALLLGRVDDSIKLMDRLAGCFQDGRDPELIEHSVRTLVMQRVVGIALGYEDLNDHDQLRHDPVLAVLAGKLKAQRKDCAPLAGKSTLNRLEHAPKATPGERYRKIAHHPEQIESLFVDLFLEAHETPPESIVLDLDATDDPLHGDQEGRFFHGYYDGYCYLPLYVFCGKHLLAAKLRRSNIDGSAGAVEEMDRVVGQIRKRWPKVRITLRADSGFAREELMAWCESNAVDYVFGLAKNARLIEVLEPALARAQARQARSGKAEREFTDFRYSTRKSWSRERRVVGKAEQLPGLSNPRFVVTSLTSETWSARALYEDLYCARGEMENRIKECQGDLFADRTSTATMLGNQLRLWLSSFAYVLMDALRRKALAGTELAQATCGTLRLKLLKIGAWVVRSVRRVRIAMASSFPYQDLWSASYARLADSG